In Bacteroidota bacterium, the genomic window TTGCTGAACATCTTCACTGACTGACCACCCTGGTGAGTCATGAGCCTTACATAATATATTCCTGCAGGTAAATCTCTGATATCCAGCGATATATTCCCGGAGGCATCACATGATATTGCCCTGCTGGTGATCATTCTTCCTGTGTGATCCAGAAGAGATACGGTCAGAACAGATGGTGACTTCATTTGATAGTCTAAGGATATTCTGTCGGTGGCTGGATTTGGATATACCGAAGAATATGTGCCTGACATATCCGGATCATTGATACCCACGAAAATGATGGATTCATCGAGTATCATCATGGTTATGTCGCTGACCGTGGTATTTCCCTCATCAAGCACGATAGACATAGGTACAATGGACTTGCCGGGTATTTCGGCAAAGAGCTTGTAAGTGTCGAATGCAAGGTTTGAAAAATAGAATGACCCGTCGCTGCCGGAGTAGTTCATTGCCACGAAGTCGGTGGTGGCAGACTGTAGTATGACCGGGATATTTGCCGCTGTGGGGGTGAAGGCTCCGGTCAGGATCTGACCGCTTATTGATCCGGGTCCCTGCGGAGGGATGCTTACAGGCACAAGGTGGATATGAACACCGTCGGTATTTTGTGTCAGGTTAATGACCGTTGCATCCTCCCAATGAAGGACATCGCCATAATACGTCGGAAGGTAAAGGCCATAATAGGCTGAATTTGGGCTTGGTTCAGCTTTAATTATATACTGTGCTGCCGTCAGCCCGCTGAACTCATAGTAACCCTCACCAGCTATCATTTCGGCATATACATCTACCACATAACCTTCCAGCATCTTAAAACCGTATGCGAATCCTGTTTCCAGCCAGTTCTCGCCGGCCCATACACGGCCAACAATAAAGTAATATCCTGACAATTCCACATCCAGTGTCGAATAGCCCGGTACAGCCACGGTGTCCTCTACGATAAGGGTTTCATAACCTTCTCTTGAAAATTTAACTGTATACGTGCCATGTTCCAGTGGCAACTCATAATATCCTGAAGCATTGGTATAAACGTATTGTTCGCCGGCAATGACCTTTACATCGTTTATTGCTTCTCCTGAAGCTGCATCAGTGACGTAGCCTTTGAATCCTGCCGGTTCCGGTGCTACCACATGCATGATATTGTAAATATATGTCTCAGGATTTACAGGGTCATTCGACACGCATCTGAGATTGGCTGTATAGGTCCCATGCTCATAACCTTCAGAACAATAGGTTATCCATATCGTTTCCTGGGTACCTGGTAAAAGATAAGCCGATGCCGGCTCAACAGATGTTATAAAGGTGCGGGGGTAGTCGAAACGAACAATCATCTCAGGGTGGAGATAAGGAGCATCACAAACGACTTGAAGGCCCACGCCTGGATCAGGTGATTGTATACCTACCGTCCCTGCCGACGAATTGAATTCACCGGTAATATGCCGGTATTTCAAAAGGATATCCCCGTTTGATTTCATCACCACCTGTCCAAAAATATAACTTTCGGAGCCCAGGTACTGCACGAATTTATTGAACTGGATGATGACATACATATCAAAATGCTTTATATATACCTTCGACAAGCCCTCAACAGGTTTCAGGTCATCCCAGAACCAGGCTATGAAGCTGACAAGGTCGCTGTTGGTTGGTATCGAATCGTTGATATAAGGCATTTCCTGATCGGTGAAAGTAATGCATCCATTGGAGTTGATCCAGAAAAGCGATTTTGTTTCTCCGTAAAACGGAAATTCAAAGCCGAATTCGAATGGTCCTACTGTGTTATCATCTTCAATACCTACCACAAGTGAACCTGTTTCAGATATATCATTGTATTCCCATGGTGGTCCGCCCTCTTCATCGCTGTCGATCCAGTAATAACCAAATTCATCCGGTCCACCCCAAGCCCGTTGTCCATAACCGGGAAAGGCGAAGGTAAGCGTGTCGCTGCCCGTATTCGAAAGGATGGTGTGAACCGTAACAGTGCTATTCACATTAAGTGTCGCCTCCAGCGTGTCGGGATCAATATTTATAGTTTGCGAATTCAGACTGATTGTGAAGAGGGATAAAATGATCAATACGAAAAAATTTTTCATGATAAGATTATTAAGTACTACTTTTTTACTGAGTATCCGAAATTACTAATAAAACCGCTTGATTGACAACAATTTCAAATAACAAATTTATTTACTGGATGATCAGTATTTTCTCATTTTTAACAGTATCACCTATCCGGGCATGAACACAGTATACCCCCGGTAAAAGAGATGTTCCAGCGAGGCTGGTTAAATGCTTTCCACCTGGTAAACGTCCGATAAAAAGACAAGAAACATATTGTCCCTGCATATTGTAAAGAGATACTTCACAATCAGAAGTTTCAGAAAGGAAAAGTTCAATTGTTGTTTTCTCAGTAACTGGATTTGGATAAACTCTCAGCATCGTTTTATTTAAAGAACCCTCCTGGATTGCAACCGGTCCCAATGACCCATCCGTTCGTATGTTCTGGGCATAGATACCAAAATCGGACTCAGTTCCGGTTTCACCCCGCATTTCATTCCAGACAACGATCCATTGATCATTAGCAAAATCACCACCATCAATATCATATTTCTCCCCATCGGTTCCCGATAAAAGAATCTGCTGCCCTCCCCAGAGATTCTGACCGTCGGAATCAATGCGGAAAGCGAATATATGGTTCCTGATAGCCGTATCGGAAGGCTGAATATACAGGTATTCAAGAGCATAAAAAATAGCCATGTCATTATCGCTGCCAGGTTTGACTACGAGATCGAAATATGTTGAATCCTCAACAAAGTCATTAAATTGTTTTCCCTGATCACCCCAGATCCTTTCTCCTTCAGGGGTAAGCTTCTGTCCGTATACACTGTATCTATATCGCAAATTTATATTATCATAGTAAATTTCCCTCCAAAAAAGATAGAGGTGCTGGTCATCCGGAAGTTTTGTCACGACAGGCTCGACCTGATCATGCTCCGGATTGGCACTGGCCTGCAATGGACCCGTTTCATATATCCAACCCCCATCCTGATCAAGGCGCTGAATAAAAACAGAAATCTTGGTCGAAGAAATTGGTGTCATCCAGCAAATAAACACACCGCCTTCTCCATCAGGTGCCAGGTGGGTGGTGGTATAGAAAGTAGGAAAATCCATCATATTCCCGGTATCAACCTGAACAGGGGAAGGCCAGATGGCACTGCCATCCATATTGAATTTCTGTGCACGGATATGGTAATAGTTGGGTGCTCCCGGGACAATATTCTGAGGAAGACTCATATATTGCCATACTACCAGAAGATTGCCATCATCGGTTAACAGGATCCTGTCAAAAAAGTAAAGCAGGGTATCCTGCAGGACAATACCGTCGCCCCATTGTTTTGTCCCATCGGGTGTGACCTTTTGTAGCACAATCCTTGAAGGCTGGGTGGTATCATACGGGGTCTGTGTCCAAGAAAAAATAATATCACCTGATTCGGTCACCAGTGCTTTTGGGTAGGGATTGAAGTCGAGGTTATCGC contains:
- a CDS encoding carboxypeptidase regulatory-like domain-containing protein, which codes for MKNFFVLIILSLFTISLNSQTINIDPDTLEATLNVNSTVTVHTILSNTGSDTLTFAFPGYGQRAWGGPDEFGYYWIDSDEEGGPPWEYNDISETGSLVVGIEDDNTVGPFEFGFEFPFYGETKSLFWINSNGCITFTDQEMPYINDSIPTNSDLVSFIAWFWDDLKPVEGLSKVYIKHFDMYVIIQFNKFVQYLGSESYIFGQVVMKSNGDILLKYRHITGEFNSSAGTVGIQSPDPGVGLQVVCDAPYLHPEMIVRFDYPRTFITSVEPASAYLLPGTQETIWITYCSEGYEHGTYTANLRCVSNDPVNPETYIYNIMHVVAPEPAGFKGYVTDAASGEAINDVKVIAGEQYVYTNASGYYELPLEHGTYTVKFSREGYETLIVEDTVAVPGYSTLDVELSGYYFIVGRVWAGENWLETGFAYGFKMLEGYVVDVYAEMIAGEGYYEFSGLTAAQYIIKAEPSPNSAYYGLYLPTYYGDVLHWEDATVINLTQNTDGVHIHLVPVSIPPQGPGSISGQILTGAFTPTAANIPVILQSATTDFVAMNYSGSDGSFYFSNLAFDTYKLFAEIPGKSIVPMSIVLDEGNTTVSDITMMILDESIIFVGINDPDMSGTYSSVYPNPATDRISLDYQMKSPSVLTVSLLDHTGRMITSRAISCDASGNISLDIRDLPAGIYYVRLMTHQGGQSVKMFSKVSRN
- a CDS encoding T9SS type A sorting domain-containing protein — encoded protein: MKKIYFFLSVVMLLPFIIQAQWSNDPMTNLEIKNSGDWEAVPHIISDEGGCSYISWFSGLDLNFNVYMQRLDAEGNKLWGEDGLLLSDHITDTWVTDYSLTMDLQGNAVLATQDLRTGNSNVFVYRMSPGGDLLWGEDGLAISDNLDFNPYPKALVTESGDIIFSWTQTPYDTTQPSRIVLQKVTPDGTKQWGDGIVLQDTLLYFFDRILLTDDGNLLVVWQYMSLPQNIVPGAPNYYHIRAQKFNMDGSAIWPSPVQVDTGNMMDFPTFYTTTHLAPDGEGGVFICWMTPISSTKISVFIQRLDQDGGWIYETGPLQASANPEHDQVEPVVTKLPDDQHLYLFWREIYYDNINLRYRYSVYGQKLTPEGERIWGDQGKQFNDFVEDSTYFDLVVKPGSDNDMAIFYALEYLYIQPSDTAIRNHIFAFRIDSDGQNLWGGQQILLSGTDGEKYDIDGGDFANDQWIVVWNEMRGETGTESDFGIYAQNIRTDGSLGPVAIQEGSLNKTMLRVYPNPVTEKTTIELFLSETSDCEVSLYNMQGQYVSCLFIGRLPGGKHLTSLAGTSLLPGVYCVHARIGDTVKNEKILIIQ